A single window of Flavobacterium sp. 140616W15 DNA harbors:
- a CDS encoding IucA/IucC family siderophore biosynthesis protein — protein MKEKSRIVRHENGQLNPQLVTSHLQPEIWEKVNRIQLRKMLCEYSHELLLSPQLQNTNGVWGFYYLNTQDGITEYQFRAQILALDHWHIDTDSIAKTVNGNPEPLDAIAFLLEFTEELGFTDLNLPTYLEEVISCLYGSAYMHTNSEFSAKDLTEASYADVEHAMTAGHPCFVANSARIGFDAVDYQNYSPEAATPLSLVWVAGHKNHTEFTSIPPLSYQQVMKQELDPDLKETFDSILIEKGLQPEDYIFFPIHPWQWHNKLIYLFAPDIAASKLVCLGDSKDLYMPQQSVRTFFNVSNVKRFYVKSALSILNMGFMRGLSPYFMRTNPPISEWVANLVENDPYLQKKGFTTLKEIAAVGYTNAYIEEAIKVDSPYKKMLSTLWRESPMDKIANGERLMTMAALLHIDTNGNSLLAELIKSSPLDAKEWLQSYLQSYLSPLLHCFYYHDMRFMPHGENLILVFRDNVPVRAIMKDIGEEVAIVNQEKELPETIKRIIINVPEDLKILSIFTQIFDSFFRYLNHVLVEHVNLPEEDFWSLVAECVTEYQSEYPELEDKFRKYDLFDSEIIKTCSNRLQMQNSTKMLDATNPFKNQQFAGTLKNPLSIYQTKLI, from the coding sequence ATGAAAGAAAAATCCCGAATCGTAAGACATGAGAACGGTCAATTAAACCCTCAACTAGTCACATCACATCTTCAACCTGAAATATGGGAAAAAGTAAATAGAATACAGCTAAGAAAAATGCTATGTGAGTATTCACATGAATTATTACTTAGTCCTCAATTACAGAATACTAACGGAGTATGGGGATTTTACTACCTTAATACACAAGATGGAATAACAGAATATCAATTTCGTGCACAAATACTTGCATTAGATCATTGGCATATTGACACAGACTCTATTGCTAAAACAGTAAACGGAAATCCTGAACCTCTTGATGCTATCGCTTTTCTTCTTGAATTTACAGAAGAATTAGGCTTTACTGATCTAAATCTGCCTACTTACCTTGAAGAAGTAATCAGCTGTCTCTATGGTAGTGCTTATATGCATACTAATAGCGAGTTTTCAGCTAAAGATCTAACAGAAGCAAGTTACGCCGATGTAGAACATGCTATGACAGCCGGGCATCCTTGTTTTGTTGCCAACAGTGCCAGAATTGGCTTTGATGCAGTAGATTATCAGAATTACAGCCCTGAAGCAGCAACACCGCTTTCGCTGGTTTGGGTAGCAGGCCATAAAAATCACACCGAATTTACGAGTATTCCTCCTCTTAGTTACCAACAAGTAATGAAGCAGGAATTAGATCCAGACTTAAAAGAAACATTTGATTCAATTCTTATAGAAAAAGGGCTTCAGCCAGAAGATTATATCTTTTTCCCTATTCATCCGTGGCAATGGCACAATAAACTGATTTATTTATTTGCGCCAGATATTGCTGCATCAAAATTGGTTTGTTTAGGTGATAGTAAAGATTTGTATATGCCTCAACAATCAGTACGTACATTTTTTAACGTAAGCAATGTTAAAAGATTTTATGTCAAATCAGCTCTCTCTATTCTTAATATGGGCTTTATGAGAGGACTTTCGCCTTATTTTATGCGAACAAACCCACCAATTAGCGAATGGGTTGCGAACCTTGTAGAGAATGATCCTTATCTTCAGAAAAAGGGTTTTACTACTTTAAAAGAAATCGCTGCAGTTGGTTACACCAATGCGTACATCGAAGAGGCTATAAAAGTAGATTCTCCTTATAAAAAAATGTTGTCTACGTTATGGAGAGAAAGTCCGATGGACAAAATAGCAAATGGTGAACGTCTTATGACTATGGCTGCACTGCTTCACATAGATACTAATGGAAACTCATTGCTGGCGGAATTAATTAAATCTTCCCCTTTAGATGCAAAAGAATGGCTTCAAAGCTATTTGCAATCTTACCTTAGCCCGCTTTTACATTGCTTTTATTACCATGATATGCGTTTTATGCCACACGGCGAAAATCTGATTCTGGTATTCCGTGACAATGTTCCAGTTAGGGCAATTATGAAAGACATTGGTGAAGAAGTAGCTATTGTAAATCAGGAAAAAGAATTACCAGAAACAATCAAACGTATCATTATCAATGTTCCTGAAGATCTTAAAATCCTATCAATTTTTACTCAGATATTTGATTCTTTCTTCAGATACCTAAATCATGTATTGGTAGAACATGTAAATCTGCCTGAAGAAGATTTTTGGAGTCTTGTAGCAGAATGCGTAACAGAATACCAATCAGAATATCCTGAACTGGAGGATAAATTCAGAAAGTATGATTTATTTGATTCTGAAATTATTAAAACATGTTCAAATAGATTACAAATGCAAAACAGTACAAAAATGCTTGACGCTACCAATCCCTTCAAGAATCAACAATTTGCTGGTACTCTGAAAAATCCACTTTCCATTTATCAGACAAAATTAATCTAG
- a CDS encoding IucA/IucC family siderophore biosynthesis protein — protein MNIDTQISPIQASSHLEKTVWDKVTRLHLRKILAEFSHERLVIPKLIGNKDDWEIYQLTSTDGKNVYQFNARILALNHWYIDTPSIEKFTEGETATLDALSFIIEFKAELGIPEESLPVYLEEVCSTLAGSAYLNYYGKPNSKELLDASYQQTESTMTGHPRFIANNGRIGFTSSDHREYAPEAAAPFSLVWLAGHRSTAVFTAVLPLDYDKVMLQELGEETLNNFNDKLLEKGLNPNDYFYMPVHPWQWFNKLANIFSADIATNRLVCMGYNADKYQPQQSIRTFYNITNPEKFYVKTALSVLNMGYVRGLSPKFMLSNPPINEWIYNLVKDDNYLQSKGFIILREIASLSFAHQYYETAVPGDTPYKKMFACLWRESPADKVSENQRLITMAALLHIDNEGKAYLPELIQASGLTTSNWLRQYFSCYLSPLLHCFYKWDMVFMPHGENLILILEDHKVVNAIMKDIGEEVSLLNCSLDIPEEALRLAVNVPDDRKTLPLFTQVFDSIFRFIAAILVEHADFPEDEFWKLVAECILDYQSAHPEFSESFQKFDLFVNEFSPDALNKLQLNNNRQLRNRANPFQNLPYIGIVKNPVTPFYIN, from the coding sequence ATGAATATAGATACGCAAATCTCACCAATACAAGCGTCCAGCCATTTAGAAAAAACAGTTTGGGACAAAGTAACTCGTTTGCACCTTAGAAAAATACTTGCCGAATTTTCTCATGAACGACTAGTTATTCCAAAACTAATCGGAAATAAAGACGACTGGGAAATCTATCAGCTGACAAGTACAGACGGAAAAAACGTCTATCAGTTTAATGCTAGAATTTTAGCTTTAAACCATTGGTATATTGATACTCCATCCATTGAAAAATTTACCGAAGGGGAAACTGCTACATTAGACGCGCTAAGTTTTATCATTGAATTTAAGGCAGAACTTGGAATTCCTGAAGAATCGTTACCTGTTTACCTGGAAGAGGTGTGCAGTACACTGGCAGGAAGTGCTTACCTAAATTATTATGGCAAACCAAATTCAAAAGAACTATTAGACGCCAGTTATCAGCAAACTGAATCTACCATGACAGGTCACCCCCGATTCATCGCTAATAATGGAAGAATCGGTTTTACTTCCAGCGATCACAGAGAATATGCTCCAGAAGCGGCTGCACCATTTTCTTTGGTCTGGCTTGCCGGTCATCGCTCGACTGCTGTGTTTACTGCCGTATTGCCTTTAGATTATGATAAAGTAATGTTACAAGAACTTGGTGAAGAAACGTTGAATAATTTTAACGATAAACTTCTTGAAAAAGGGTTAAATCCTAATGATTATTTTTATATGCCGGTGCATCCATGGCAATGGTTTAATAAATTAGCCAATATATTTTCAGCAGATATCGCGACTAACAGACTGGTTTGTATGGGATATAATGCTGATAAATACCAGCCACAACAATCTATACGAACATTCTATAATATTACCAATCCCGAAAAATTCTATGTTAAAACGGCTTTATCTGTGCTTAACATGGGTTATGTACGTGGGCTATCTCCTAAATTTATGTTGTCTAACCCACCAATCAATGAGTGGATTTACAACTTGGTAAAAGATGATAACTACTTACAATCTAAAGGGTTTATCATTCTGAGAGAAATCGCCAGTTTAAGTTTTGCTCATCAATACTATGAAACAGCGGTTCCGGGTGATACTCCTTACAAAAAAATGTTCGCCTGTTTATGGAGAGAAAGCCCAGCCGATAAAGTCTCAGAAAATCAGCGTTTAATTACAATGGCAGCATTACTTCATATTGATAATGAAGGTAAGGCTTATCTTCCGGAATTAATACAGGCATCTGGTTTAACGACTTCTAATTGGTTAAGACAATACTTTAGCTGCTATTTAAGTCCTTTACTTCATTGCTTTTACAAATGGGATATGGTTTTTATGCCTCATGGCGAAAATTTAATCTTGATTCTGGAAGATCATAAGGTTGTTAATGCCATTATGAAAGATATTGGTGAAGAGGTTTCGTTACTTAACTGTAGTTTAGATATTCCTGAAGAAGCTTTGAGACTTGCTGTTAACGTTCCTGACGATCGCAAAACGCTGCCTTTATTTACACAGGTATTCGATTCTATATTCCGATTTATAGCGGCAATACTTGTAGAACATGCTGATTTTCCAGAAGACGAGTTTTGGAAGCTTGTAGCAGAGTGCATCTTAGATTACCAATCTGCACATCCTGAATTCAGTGAATCTTTCCAGAAATTTGATCTGTTTGTTAATGAATTTAGCCCTGATGCTCTAAACAAATTACAATTAAATAATAACAGACAATTGAGAAATCGTGCCAATCCATTTCAAAACCTGCCTTATATCGGCATTGTAAAAAACCCAGTAACACCATTTTACATTAATTAA
- a CDS encoding TonB-dependent siderophore receptor → MNYFTSLNKYIPALLITAAFLLLSLQTQAQQTQLGVIKGQVMTEDGKKVLYGTVNLNGKYSVKIDKDGWYMFDKLTSKMNTLTVNIMGLAPQTKTVTVETGEEILLDFNLTANAEILNEVFIVGNKYKITSKKKSEYVSRLPISNLENSQVYSVVDKELIKEQMALTVEESFRNVPGAAPAKTGAGMPSFFSRGFQTSENFRNGMATYLRTGVDLAAVERVETYKGPSSTLFGAQMTSFGGIVNYITKKPYDHFGGEIGYTMGSWDLSRMTLDINTPVKDAEGLLIRLNVARQTENTFQDQGNSATLLIAPSITYQVSDRLKFTLNADFQSAQGITPAGWITSPTLGLTSFKDLNLDYRISLNDNSLVSKQASTNVLLDAEYKISDQWTSQSRYAYSGGSYDDLYIFDFIWQSSSSVDRVLRTFTDEKTVRKNFQQNFTGDFKIGNLRNRLVVGFDYLSSYRSTRYDGLGYGGKVFEPANLDNLGATPVIRIEDVESILAKRNTGQNQTKESTYSVYASDVLNITDQLLVMASLRVDRYIGDGTTNTKSRTTVGDYNQTALSPKFGLVYQIVEDKVAVFGNYMNGFKNIGSKLQPNGEVSVFKPQEAAQLEGGVKLDLSDKLNATVSYYQIDVTNSLRNDVTTQGTYVIQDGTQKSKGLEIEIIGRPFSGFNYVASYGYNDNEFTKAAENVLGKRAAGTPKNVVNLWASYTIVNGKAQGLGLGIGNSYVSDAFIDNTNTFTLNSYNLLDATVFYNRPKYRIGIKANNILDEQYWVSDGYYARPQKPSNFMINFTYKF, encoded by the coding sequence GTGAATTATTTTACATCATTAAACAAGTACATACCCGCGTTGCTTATTACTGCTGCGTTCTTATTATTGTCTTTACAAACTCAGGCACAACAAACCCAATTAGGGGTCATCAAGGGTCAGGTTATGACAGAAGACGGAAAGAAGGTACTGTACGGCACTGTTAACCTAAATGGAAAATACAGTGTAAAAATAGACAAGGATGGTTGGTATATGTTTGATAAACTTACATCAAAAATGAACACCCTTACGGTCAATATCATGGGGTTAGCCCCACAGACAAAAACGGTTACCGTAGAAACTGGGGAGGAAATTTTATTGGATTTTAACCTTACCGCAAATGCCGAAATTCTTAATGAGGTTTTTATTGTAGGTAATAAATATAAAATTACTTCAAAAAAGAAAAGTGAGTATGTGTCGAGGCTTCCCATTTCAAACCTTGAAAACTCACAAGTTTATAGTGTAGTAGACAAAGAACTTATCAAAGAGCAAATGGCTTTAACAGTCGAAGAATCTTTTAGAAATGTTCCGGGAGCTGCACCTGCAAAAACGGGGGCTGGAATGCCCTCTTTTTTCTCGAGAGGTTTTCAAACCAGTGAAAATTTCCGTAATGGAATGGCGACTTATCTGCGCACAGGTGTAGATCTTGCTGCTGTAGAACGTGTAGAGACTTATAAAGGTCCAAGTTCTACCCTTTTCGGAGCACAGATGACCTCATTTGGAGGAATTGTTAATTACATTACCAAAAAGCCATACGATCATTTTGGAGGCGAAATAGGCTATACCATGGGAAGTTGGGACTTGAGCCGTATGACATTAGACATCAATACCCCAGTTAAGGATGCCGAAGGTTTGCTCATTCGATTAAACGTAGCTCGTCAGACCGAGAATACCTTTCAGGATCAAGGAAACTCTGCTACTTTACTTATTGCGCCAAGCATTACTTATCAGGTATCTGACCGCTTGAAGTTTACGCTGAATGCTGATTTTCAAAGTGCACAAGGAATTACTCCAGCCGGATGGATTACTTCTCCTACATTGGGGCTAACTAGCTTTAAAGATCTTAATCTGGACTATCGCATATCACTTAATGACAACTCTCTCGTAAGCAAACAGGCTTCTACCAACGTATTGCTTGATGCAGAATACAAAATTTCTGACCAATGGACCTCTCAGTCCAGATATGCTTACAGCGGTGGTTCTTACGATGATCTTTATATTTTTGATTTCATCTGGCAAAGTAGCTCATCTGTAGATCGCGTATTAAGAACATTTACAGATGAAAAAACAGTGCGAAAAAATTTCCAGCAAAATTTTACAGGAGATTTTAAAATCGGGAACCTCAGAAACAGACTTGTTGTCGGTTTTGATTATTTATCTAGTTACAGATCAACCCGATATGACGGACTGGGGTATGGCGGTAAAGTATTTGAACCGGCAAACCTCGATAATCTTGGTGCAACACCAGTGATTAGAATAGAGGACGTTGAATCGATTTTAGCAAAAAGAAACACGGGACAAAACCAGACAAAAGAATCTACTTATAGTGTTTATGCTTCTGATGTTCTAAATATAACAGATCAGCTTTTAGTTATGGCCAGTTTACGTGTAGATCGTTATATTGGTGATGGAACAACAAATACAAAATCCCGCACAACTGTAGGTGACTACAATCAAACCGCACTCTCTCCAAAATTTGGTCTAGTATATCAAATTGTTGAAGACAAAGTAGCGGTTTTTGGTAATTATATGAATGGATTTAAAAACATTGGTAGCAAACTTCAGCCAAATGGAGAAGTTTCAGTTTTTAAACCCCAAGAGGCTGCACAACTGGAAGGTGGTGTTAAACTTGATTTATCAGACAAACTCAATGCAACTGTAAGCTATTACCAGATTGATGTAACAAACAGTTTAAGAAATGATGTAACAACTCAGGGAACCTATGTTATCCAAGACGGAACGCAAAAAAGTAAAGGACTTGAAATAGAAATTATCGGAAGACCTTTTTCAGGTTTCAACTATGTAGCTAGTTATGGATATAATGATAACGAGTTTACCAAGGCAGCCGAAAATGTATTAGGCAAAAGAGCTGCAGGTACTCCAAAAAATGTGGTTAATCTTTGGGCTAGTTACACTATTGTTAATGGTAAAGCTCAGGGATTGGGACTCGGAATTGGGAATTCTTATGTTTCTGATGCTTTTATAGACAACACAAATACCTTTACACTTAACTCCTATAATCTTCTTGATGCAACTGTGTTTTACAACCGTCCGAAATATCGAATTGGTATTAAAGCTAATAACATTCTGGACGAACAATATTGGGTAAGTGACGGTTATTATGCACGTCCACAAAAACCAAGCAATTTTATGATCAACTTTACTTATAAATTTTAG